The proteins below come from a single Maylandia zebra isolate NMK-2024a linkage group LG23, Mzebra_GT3a, whole genome shotgun sequence genomic window:
- the zfr2 gene encoding zinc finger RNA-binding protein isoform X2: MAASNYFGFTHGAGPQYSTQPPPAYSHPSTASYSVQQAPAVAHAVTASYSPAPVQAARPVVSAPYPAYQSHQAPPDYTYRQPDPPQPTTTPQTYQVYSDTQDNYNYGRPAAVTTYDNKQYYQTSIATAQRTPTESYYQTGVKSAYSPATSTVYNQPPPPQRQVTALKPLAPSSSVSTSYNIYPVSTSVQQPLTPVSSYTLGSSFSSSVAATSYSGISYSGYDSVGYTSASTPTYYQPPQQTLSQPQPQPSQQPQQPQQPQQPQAPVQPPPKQLTSSSWSNSGSNMVTAPTGNAYKKPTFHQSKLQKPKGPPKQPQLHYCDICKISCAGPQTYREHLEGQKHKKKEAALKSGGQTGPSNGPRGVQTQLRCELCDVSCTGVDAYAAHIRGSKHQKVVKLHTKLGKPIPSTEPVLVNSTPVVTTTTAGKPSVPSSSSSLSSSTSASTTATPAAAPKPVAANSTAKTATPVKKPPPSRITVISNKPASTAAAAAAAAPVVVAAAKVEEPAQPSVQKMEPQSEDEDGDRAGGQGDIQPVGHDYVEEVRNDDGKVIRFHCKLCECSFNDPNAKDMHLKGRRHRLQYKKKVNPELPVEIKPSNRARKLQESKLKKQKQKAVLKRQRDDEQRWHMEMRRYEEDLYWRRVEEEQMYWGEQRRRMAPPPLMSRPGMPVPPLLSCVRRPDSLDDRHIMAKHSTIYPVEEELQAVQRIVSHSERALKLVSDSLLEKEALTDDGAAEGGDEKGTESPARLLKGVMRVGILAKGLLLRGDRNVELILLTAKKPTISLLKSIAKQLPKELATFSEDQYEVQAHPEEANIVIFSSKEPKMQVTISLTSPLMREDPAAEKDKQAGGKAAEKDVAEKDPPDLLNKKKCLEYLAALRHAKWFQARANGLQSCVIIIRVLRDLCQRVPTWGKIPCWAMELLVEKVISSATGPLSPGEAMRRVLECISTGILLPDGPGLMDPCEKEPTDALESMELQAREDVTASAQHALRLLAFRQIHKVLGMESLPASKASARNRKRRRDVSETGEGEGEGKKDKKEEAASA, translated from the exons TACCCAGCCTCCACCAGCTTACTCCCATCCCTCCACAGCGAGTTACAGCGTCCAGCAGGCTCCGGCTGTGGCTCACGCTGTGACCGCCTCATACTCTCCAGCTCCGGTCCAGGCCGCCCGGCCTGTGGTCTCGGCCCCTTACCCGGCCTACCAAAGCCACCAGGCGCCCCCGGACTACACCTACAGACAGCCCGATCCCCCGCAGCCAACCACTACCCCACAGACGTACCAGGTATACTCAGACACG CAGGACAACTACAATTACGGGCGTCCTGCTGCAGTGACTACCTATGACAATAAACAGTACTACCAGACGAGTATAGCAACGGCTCAAAGGACGCCTACAGAGAGTTACTACCAGACTG GAGTGAAGAGTGCTTACAGTCCAGCCACCTCCACTGTGTACAACCAGCCGCCTCCCCCCCAGAGGCAGGTGACAGCACTGAAACCCCTCGCCCCCTCCAGCTCTGTGTCTACCAGCTACAACATCTACCCAGTGTCCACGAGCGTCCAGCAGCCTCTAACGCCAGTTTCGTCGTACACGCTCGGCTCCTCGTTCAGCTCCAGCGTCGCAGCCACCTCCTACTCAG GCATTAGCTACTCTGGTTATGATTCAGTCGGCTACACCTCGGCATCCACCCCCACCTATTATCAGCCGCCCCAGCAGACTCTGTCCCAGCCGCAGCCGCAGCCGTCACAGCAACCTCAGCAGCCGCAGCAGCCGCAGCAGCCGCAGGCCCCCGTTCAGCCGCCACCCAAGCAGCTGACCAGCTCGTCCTGGAGTAACTCGGGCAGCAACATGGTGACCGCTCCGACTGGAAACGCCTACAAAAAGCCCACGTTTCACCAGAGCAAGCTGCAGAAGCCCAAAGGGCCTCCCAAGCAGCCGCAGCTTCATTACTGTGACATTTGCAAGATCAGCTGTGCAGGCCCTCAG ACGTACCGGGAGCATCTGGAGGGCCAGAAGCACAAGAAAAAGGAAGCAGCCCTAAAGTCTGGAGGGCAGACGGGGCCCAGCAACGGCCCCAGAGGGGTCCAGACGCAGTTACGCTGTGAGTTATGTGACGTCTCCTGCACAGGAGTGGATGCTTATGCTGCTCATATCCGTGGGTCCAAACATCAGAAG GTGGTGAAACTTCACACCAAGCTGGGGAAACCTATACCTTCCACTGAGCCAGTGTTAGTGAATTCTACTCCAGTTGTCACAACCACGACAGCCGGGAAGCCTTCagtcccctcctcctcctcctccttgtcCTCCTCCACTTCTGCATCGACCACTGCAACTCCTGCTGCAGCTCCCAAACCGGTGGCTGCAAACAGCACGGCTAAAACAGCAACACCAGTCAAGAAGCCCCCGCCTTCCAGAATAACTGTCATTT CCAATAAGCCAGCcagcactgcagctgcagcagcagcagcggcgcCGGTGGTGGTGGCTGCAGCCAAGGTCGAGGAGCCTGCGCAGCCGTCAGTCCAGAAGATGGAACCGCAGAGCGAGGATGAGGATGGAGACAGAGCTGGAGGCCAGGGAGACATCCAGCCAGTGGGACACGACTATGTAGAAGAG GTTCGTAATGATGATGGAAAAGTGATTCGATTCCACTGTAAACTGTGCGAGTGCAGCTTCAATGACCCCAACGCGAAAGACATGCACCTGAAGGGAAGAAGGCACAGGCTGCAATACAAG AAGAAAGTGAACCCGGAGCTTCCTGTGGAGATCAAACCCAGTAACCGGGCCAGGAAGCTGCAGGAGAGCAAGCTgaagaagcagaagcagaaggcGGTGCTGAAGCGGCAGAGAGATGACGAGCAGCGCTGGCACATGGAGATGAG GCGATATGAGGAGGACTTGTACTGGAGGAGAGTGGAGGAGGAGCAGATGTACTGGGGGGAGCAGAGACGCAGGATGGCACCTCCACCTCTGATGAGCCGCCCCGGGATGCCAGTGCCCCCTCTACTG TCTTGTGTGCGTCGTCCTGACTCGCTCGACGACCGCCACATCATGGCCAAGCACTCCACTATTTACCCAGTGGAAGAGGAGCTGCAGGCTGTTCAGAGGATCGTCTCCCACTCGGAGAGAGCCCTGAAACTGGTGTCAGACTCTCTGCTGGAGAAGGAAGCACTGACTGATGATGGTGCtgctgaaggaggagatgaaaaagG GACCGAGAGCCCGGCCCGGCTGCTGAAAGGCGTGATGAGGGTGGGAATCCTGGCCAAAGGCTTGCTGCTTCGCGGAGACAGAAATGTGGAGCTCATCCTGCTGACTGCAAAGAAACCCACCATCTCATTACTGAAGAGCATCGCCAAGCAGCTGCCAAAGGAGCTGGCG ACTTTTTCTGAAGATCAGTATGAGGTGCAGGCTCACCCCGAGGAGGCGAACATCGTGATATTTTCAAGCAAGGAGCCCAAAATGCAGGTGACCATATCTCTCACCTCGCCGCTGATGAGGGAGGACCCTGCTGCTGAGAAGGACaagcaggcaggaggaaaagcgGCTGAGAAAG ATGTGGCTGAGAAGGATCCTCCTGATCTCCTGAATAAGAAGAAATGCCTGGAATATCTAGCTGCTCTGCGCCATGCTAAATGGTttcag GCTCGTGCCAACGGTCTGCAGTCCTGTGTGATCATCATTCGGGTGTTGAGAGATTTATGTCAGCGGGTTCCCACCTGGGGGAAGATCCCCTGCTGG GCGATGGAGCTGCTGGTGGAGAAGGTTATcagcagtgccacaggcccACTTAGTCCAGGGGAGGCAATGCGCAGAGTCCTGGAGTGCATCTCCACCGGCATCCTGCTGccag ATGGACCAGGTCTGATGGACCCCTGTGAGAAGGAGCCAACAGATGCTTTGGAAAGCATGGAACTTCAAGCGAGAGAGGACGTCACTGCCAGTGCACAG CATGCTCTGCGGCTGCTTGCTTTCCGTCAGATCCACAAGGTCCTGGGCATGGAGTCCCTGCCAGCATCCAAGGCCAGCGCACGTAACCGCAAGCGTCGACGGGATGTCAGCGAGACGGGCGAAGGCGAGGGGGAAggcaaaaaagacaagaaggaaGAGGCGGCGAGTGCTTGA
- the zfr2 gene encoding zinc finger RNA-binding protein isoform X5, with amino-acid sequence MAASNYFGFTHGAGPQYSTQPPPAYSHPSTASYSVQQAPAVAHAVTASYSPAPVQAARPVVSAPYPAYQSHQAPPDYTYRQPDPPQPTTTPQTYQDNYNYGRPAAVTTYDNKQYYQTSIATAQRTPTESYYQTVGVKSAYSPATSTVYNQPPPPQRQVTALKPLAPSSSVSTSYNIYPVSTSVQQPLTPVSSYTLGSSFSSSVAATSYSGISYSGYDSVGYTSASTPTYYQPPQQTLSQPQPQPSQQPQQPQQPQQPQAPVQPPPKQLTSSSWSNSGSNMVTAPTGNAYKKPTFHQSKLQKPKGPPKQPQLHYCDICKISCAGPQTYREHLEGQKHKKKEAALKSGGQTGPSNGPRGVQTQLRCELCDVSCTGVDAYAAHIRGSKHQKVVKLHTKLGKPIPSTEPVLVNSTPVVTTTTAGKPSVPSSSSSLSSSTSASTTATPAAAPKPVAANSTAKTATPVKKPPPSRITVISNKPASTAAAAAAAAPVVVAAAKVEEPAQPSVQKMEPQSEDEDGDRAGGQGDIQPVGHDYVEEVRNDDGKVIRFHCKLCECSFNDPNAKDMHLKGRRHRLQYKKKVNPELPVEIKPSNRARKLQESKLKKQKQKAVLKRQRDDEQRWHMEMRRYEEDLYWRRVEEEQMYWGEQRRRMAPPPLMSRPGMPVPPLLSCVRRPDSLDDRHIMAKHSTIYPVEEELQAVQRIVSHSERALKLVSDSLLEKEALTDDGAAEGGDEKGTESPARLLKGVMRVGILAKGLLLRGDRNVELILLTAKKPTISLLKSIAKQLPKELATFSEDQYEVQAHPEEANIVIFSSKEPKMQVTISLTSPLMREDPAAEKDKQAGGKAAEKDVAEKDPPDLLNKKKCLEYLAALRHAKWFQARANGLQSCVIIIRVLRDLCQRVPTWGKIPCWAMELLVEKVISSATGPLSPGEAMRRVLECISTGILLPDGPGLMDPCEKEPTDALESMELQAREDVTASAQHALRLLAFRQIHKVLGMESLPASKASARNRKRRRDVSETGEGEGEGKKDKKEEAASA; translated from the exons TACCCAGCCTCCACCAGCTTACTCCCATCCCTCCACAGCGAGTTACAGCGTCCAGCAGGCTCCGGCTGTGGCTCACGCTGTGACCGCCTCATACTCTCCAGCTCCGGTCCAGGCCGCCCGGCCTGTGGTCTCGGCCCCTTACCCGGCCTACCAAAGCCACCAGGCGCCCCCGGACTACACCTACAGACAGCCCGATCCCCCGCAGCCAACCACTACCCCACAGACGTACCAG GACAACTACAATTACGGGCGTCCTGCTGCAGTGACTACCTATGACAATAAACAGTACTACCAGACGAGTATAGCAACGGCTCAAAGGACGCCTACAGAGAGTTACTACCAGACTG TAGGAGTGAAGAGTGCTTACAGTCCAGCCACCTCCACTGTGTACAACCAGCCGCCTCCCCCCCAGAGGCAGGTGACAGCACTGAAACCCCTCGCCCCCTCCAGCTCTGTGTCTACCAGCTACAACATCTACCCAGTGTCCACGAGCGTCCAGCAGCCTCTAACGCCAGTTTCGTCGTACACGCTCGGCTCCTCGTTCAGCTCCAGCGTCGCAGCCACCTCCTACTCAG GCATTAGCTACTCTGGTTATGATTCAGTCGGCTACACCTCGGCATCCACCCCCACCTATTATCAGCCGCCCCAGCAGACTCTGTCCCAGCCGCAGCCGCAGCCGTCACAGCAACCTCAGCAGCCGCAGCAGCCGCAGCAGCCGCAGGCCCCCGTTCAGCCGCCACCCAAGCAGCTGACCAGCTCGTCCTGGAGTAACTCGGGCAGCAACATGGTGACCGCTCCGACTGGAAACGCCTACAAAAAGCCCACGTTTCACCAGAGCAAGCTGCAGAAGCCCAAAGGGCCTCCCAAGCAGCCGCAGCTTCATTACTGTGACATTTGCAAGATCAGCTGTGCAGGCCCTCAG ACGTACCGGGAGCATCTGGAGGGCCAGAAGCACAAGAAAAAGGAAGCAGCCCTAAAGTCTGGAGGGCAGACGGGGCCCAGCAACGGCCCCAGAGGGGTCCAGACGCAGTTACGCTGTGAGTTATGTGACGTCTCCTGCACAGGAGTGGATGCTTATGCTGCTCATATCCGTGGGTCCAAACATCAGAAG GTGGTGAAACTTCACACCAAGCTGGGGAAACCTATACCTTCCACTGAGCCAGTGTTAGTGAATTCTACTCCAGTTGTCACAACCACGACAGCCGGGAAGCCTTCagtcccctcctcctcctcctccttgtcCTCCTCCACTTCTGCATCGACCACTGCAACTCCTGCTGCAGCTCCCAAACCGGTGGCTGCAAACAGCACGGCTAAAACAGCAACACCAGTCAAGAAGCCCCCGCCTTCCAGAATAACTGTCATTT CCAATAAGCCAGCcagcactgcagctgcagcagcagcagcggcgcCGGTGGTGGTGGCTGCAGCCAAGGTCGAGGAGCCTGCGCAGCCGTCAGTCCAGAAGATGGAACCGCAGAGCGAGGATGAGGATGGAGACAGAGCTGGAGGCCAGGGAGACATCCAGCCAGTGGGACACGACTATGTAGAAGAG GTTCGTAATGATGATGGAAAAGTGATTCGATTCCACTGTAAACTGTGCGAGTGCAGCTTCAATGACCCCAACGCGAAAGACATGCACCTGAAGGGAAGAAGGCACAGGCTGCAATACAAG AAGAAAGTGAACCCGGAGCTTCCTGTGGAGATCAAACCCAGTAACCGGGCCAGGAAGCTGCAGGAGAGCAAGCTgaagaagcagaagcagaaggcGGTGCTGAAGCGGCAGAGAGATGACGAGCAGCGCTGGCACATGGAGATGAG GCGATATGAGGAGGACTTGTACTGGAGGAGAGTGGAGGAGGAGCAGATGTACTGGGGGGAGCAGAGACGCAGGATGGCACCTCCACCTCTGATGAGCCGCCCCGGGATGCCAGTGCCCCCTCTACTG TCTTGTGTGCGTCGTCCTGACTCGCTCGACGACCGCCACATCATGGCCAAGCACTCCACTATTTACCCAGTGGAAGAGGAGCTGCAGGCTGTTCAGAGGATCGTCTCCCACTCGGAGAGAGCCCTGAAACTGGTGTCAGACTCTCTGCTGGAGAAGGAAGCACTGACTGATGATGGTGCtgctgaaggaggagatgaaaaagG GACCGAGAGCCCGGCCCGGCTGCTGAAAGGCGTGATGAGGGTGGGAATCCTGGCCAAAGGCTTGCTGCTTCGCGGAGACAGAAATGTGGAGCTCATCCTGCTGACTGCAAAGAAACCCACCATCTCATTACTGAAGAGCATCGCCAAGCAGCTGCCAAAGGAGCTGGCG ACTTTTTCTGAAGATCAGTATGAGGTGCAGGCTCACCCCGAGGAGGCGAACATCGTGATATTTTCAAGCAAGGAGCCCAAAATGCAGGTGACCATATCTCTCACCTCGCCGCTGATGAGGGAGGACCCTGCTGCTGAGAAGGACaagcaggcaggaggaaaagcgGCTGAGAAAG ATGTGGCTGAGAAGGATCCTCCTGATCTCCTGAATAAGAAGAAATGCCTGGAATATCTAGCTGCTCTGCGCCATGCTAAATGGTttcag GCTCGTGCCAACGGTCTGCAGTCCTGTGTGATCATCATTCGGGTGTTGAGAGATTTATGTCAGCGGGTTCCCACCTGGGGGAAGATCCCCTGCTGG GCGATGGAGCTGCTGGTGGAGAAGGTTATcagcagtgccacaggcccACTTAGTCCAGGGGAGGCAATGCGCAGAGTCCTGGAGTGCATCTCCACCGGCATCCTGCTGccag ATGGACCAGGTCTGATGGACCCCTGTGAGAAGGAGCCAACAGATGCTTTGGAAAGCATGGAACTTCAAGCGAGAGAGGACGTCACTGCCAGTGCACAG CATGCTCTGCGGCTGCTTGCTTTCCGTCAGATCCACAAGGTCCTGGGCATGGAGTCCCTGCCAGCATCCAAGGCCAGCGCACGTAACCGCAAGCGTCGACGGGATGTCAGCGAGACGGGCGAAGGCGAGGGGGAAggcaaaaaagacaagaaggaaGAGGCGGCGAGTGCTTGA
- the zfr2 gene encoding zinc finger RNA-binding protein isoform X3 has product MAASNYFGFTHGAGPQYSTQPPPAYSHPSTASYSVQQAPAVAHAVTASYSPAPVQAARPVVSAPYPAYQSHQAPPDYTYRQPDPPQPTTTPQTYQVYSDTDNYNYGRPAAVTTYDNKQYYQTSIATAQRTPTESYYQTVGVKSAYSPATSTVYNQPPPPQRQVTALKPLAPSSSVSTSYNIYPVSTSVQQPLTPVSSYTLGSSFSSSVAATSYSGISYSGYDSVGYTSASTPTYYQPPQQTLSQPQPQPSQQPQQPQQPQQPQAPVQPPPKQLTSSSWSNSGSNMVTAPTGNAYKKPTFHQSKLQKPKGPPKQPQLHYCDICKISCAGPQTYREHLEGQKHKKKEAALKSGGQTGPSNGPRGVQTQLRCELCDVSCTGVDAYAAHIRGSKHQKVVKLHTKLGKPIPSTEPVLVNSTPVVTTTTAGKPSVPSSSSSLSSSTSASTTATPAAAPKPVAANSTAKTATPVKKPPPSRITVISNKPASTAAAAAAAAPVVVAAAKVEEPAQPSVQKMEPQSEDEDGDRAGGQGDIQPVGHDYVEEVRNDDGKVIRFHCKLCECSFNDPNAKDMHLKGRRHRLQYKKKVNPELPVEIKPSNRARKLQESKLKKQKQKAVLKRQRDDEQRWHMEMRRYEEDLYWRRVEEEQMYWGEQRRRMAPPPLMSRPGMPVPPLLSCVRRPDSLDDRHIMAKHSTIYPVEEELQAVQRIVSHSERALKLVSDSLLEKEALTDDGAAEGGDEKGTESPARLLKGVMRVGILAKGLLLRGDRNVELILLTAKKPTISLLKSIAKQLPKELATFSEDQYEVQAHPEEANIVIFSSKEPKMQVTISLTSPLMREDPAAEKDKQAGGKAAEKDVAEKDPPDLLNKKKCLEYLAALRHAKWFQARANGLQSCVIIIRVLRDLCQRVPTWGKIPCWAMELLVEKVISSATGPLSPGEAMRRVLECISTGILLPDGPGLMDPCEKEPTDALESMELQAREDVTASAQHALRLLAFRQIHKVLGMESLPASKASARNRKRRRDVSETGEGEGEGKKDKKEEAASA; this is encoded by the exons TACCCAGCCTCCACCAGCTTACTCCCATCCCTCCACAGCGAGTTACAGCGTCCAGCAGGCTCCGGCTGTGGCTCACGCTGTGACCGCCTCATACTCTCCAGCTCCGGTCCAGGCCGCCCGGCCTGTGGTCTCGGCCCCTTACCCGGCCTACCAAAGCCACCAGGCGCCCCCGGACTACACCTACAGACAGCCCGATCCCCCGCAGCCAACCACTACCCCACAGACGTACCAGGTATACTCAGACACG GACAACTACAATTACGGGCGTCCTGCTGCAGTGACTACCTATGACAATAAACAGTACTACCAGACGAGTATAGCAACGGCTCAAAGGACGCCTACAGAGAGTTACTACCAGACTG TAGGAGTGAAGAGTGCTTACAGTCCAGCCACCTCCACTGTGTACAACCAGCCGCCTCCCCCCCAGAGGCAGGTGACAGCACTGAAACCCCTCGCCCCCTCCAGCTCTGTGTCTACCAGCTACAACATCTACCCAGTGTCCACGAGCGTCCAGCAGCCTCTAACGCCAGTTTCGTCGTACACGCTCGGCTCCTCGTTCAGCTCCAGCGTCGCAGCCACCTCCTACTCAG GCATTAGCTACTCTGGTTATGATTCAGTCGGCTACACCTCGGCATCCACCCCCACCTATTATCAGCCGCCCCAGCAGACTCTGTCCCAGCCGCAGCCGCAGCCGTCACAGCAACCTCAGCAGCCGCAGCAGCCGCAGCAGCCGCAGGCCCCCGTTCAGCCGCCACCCAAGCAGCTGACCAGCTCGTCCTGGAGTAACTCGGGCAGCAACATGGTGACCGCTCCGACTGGAAACGCCTACAAAAAGCCCACGTTTCACCAGAGCAAGCTGCAGAAGCCCAAAGGGCCTCCCAAGCAGCCGCAGCTTCATTACTGTGACATTTGCAAGATCAGCTGTGCAGGCCCTCAG ACGTACCGGGAGCATCTGGAGGGCCAGAAGCACAAGAAAAAGGAAGCAGCCCTAAAGTCTGGAGGGCAGACGGGGCCCAGCAACGGCCCCAGAGGGGTCCAGACGCAGTTACGCTGTGAGTTATGTGACGTCTCCTGCACAGGAGTGGATGCTTATGCTGCTCATATCCGTGGGTCCAAACATCAGAAG GTGGTGAAACTTCACACCAAGCTGGGGAAACCTATACCTTCCACTGAGCCAGTGTTAGTGAATTCTACTCCAGTTGTCACAACCACGACAGCCGGGAAGCCTTCagtcccctcctcctcctcctccttgtcCTCCTCCACTTCTGCATCGACCACTGCAACTCCTGCTGCAGCTCCCAAACCGGTGGCTGCAAACAGCACGGCTAAAACAGCAACACCAGTCAAGAAGCCCCCGCCTTCCAGAATAACTGTCATTT CCAATAAGCCAGCcagcactgcagctgcagcagcagcagcggcgcCGGTGGTGGTGGCTGCAGCCAAGGTCGAGGAGCCTGCGCAGCCGTCAGTCCAGAAGATGGAACCGCAGAGCGAGGATGAGGATGGAGACAGAGCTGGAGGCCAGGGAGACATCCAGCCAGTGGGACACGACTATGTAGAAGAG GTTCGTAATGATGATGGAAAAGTGATTCGATTCCACTGTAAACTGTGCGAGTGCAGCTTCAATGACCCCAACGCGAAAGACATGCACCTGAAGGGAAGAAGGCACAGGCTGCAATACAAG AAGAAAGTGAACCCGGAGCTTCCTGTGGAGATCAAACCCAGTAACCGGGCCAGGAAGCTGCAGGAGAGCAAGCTgaagaagcagaagcagaaggcGGTGCTGAAGCGGCAGAGAGATGACGAGCAGCGCTGGCACATGGAGATGAG GCGATATGAGGAGGACTTGTACTGGAGGAGAGTGGAGGAGGAGCAGATGTACTGGGGGGAGCAGAGACGCAGGATGGCACCTCCACCTCTGATGAGCCGCCCCGGGATGCCAGTGCCCCCTCTACTG TCTTGTGTGCGTCGTCCTGACTCGCTCGACGACCGCCACATCATGGCCAAGCACTCCACTATTTACCCAGTGGAAGAGGAGCTGCAGGCTGTTCAGAGGATCGTCTCCCACTCGGAGAGAGCCCTGAAACTGGTGTCAGACTCTCTGCTGGAGAAGGAAGCACTGACTGATGATGGTGCtgctgaaggaggagatgaaaaagG GACCGAGAGCCCGGCCCGGCTGCTGAAAGGCGTGATGAGGGTGGGAATCCTGGCCAAAGGCTTGCTGCTTCGCGGAGACAGAAATGTGGAGCTCATCCTGCTGACTGCAAAGAAACCCACCATCTCATTACTGAAGAGCATCGCCAAGCAGCTGCCAAAGGAGCTGGCG ACTTTTTCTGAAGATCAGTATGAGGTGCAGGCTCACCCCGAGGAGGCGAACATCGTGATATTTTCAAGCAAGGAGCCCAAAATGCAGGTGACCATATCTCTCACCTCGCCGCTGATGAGGGAGGACCCTGCTGCTGAGAAGGACaagcaggcaggaggaaaagcgGCTGAGAAAG ATGTGGCTGAGAAGGATCCTCCTGATCTCCTGAATAAGAAGAAATGCCTGGAATATCTAGCTGCTCTGCGCCATGCTAAATGGTttcag GCTCGTGCCAACGGTCTGCAGTCCTGTGTGATCATCATTCGGGTGTTGAGAGATTTATGTCAGCGGGTTCCCACCTGGGGGAAGATCCCCTGCTGG GCGATGGAGCTGCTGGTGGAGAAGGTTATcagcagtgccacaggcccACTTAGTCCAGGGGAGGCAATGCGCAGAGTCCTGGAGTGCATCTCCACCGGCATCCTGCTGccag ATGGACCAGGTCTGATGGACCCCTGTGAGAAGGAGCCAACAGATGCTTTGGAAAGCATGGAACTTCAAGCGAGAGAGGACGTCACTGCCAGTGCACAG CATGCTCTGCGGCTGCTTGCTTTCCGTCAGATCCACAAGGTCCTGGGCATGGAGTCCCTGCCAGCATCCAAGGCCAGCGCACGTAACCGCAAGCGTCGACGGGATGTCAGCGAGACGGGCGAAGGCGAGGGGGAAggcaaaaaagacaagaaggaaGAGGCGGCGAGTGCTTGA